The Pantoea phytobeneficialis genome has a segment encoding these proteins:
- a CDS encoding alpha/beta fold hydrolase: protein MSTFKTKDGVNLYYKDWGKGQPVLFSHGWPLDADMWDSQMNFLAERGYRVIAFDRRGFGRSEQSWEGYDYDTFADDIHGLIEHLQLSDVTLVGFSMGGGDVSRYIGRYGTAKVKGLVLLGAVTPIFGKTSDHPEGVESAVFDGIKAGLRQDRAQFIKDFAVPFYGTNAGQTVSDGVMIQTLNIALLASLKGTLDCVTAFSETDFRADIAKVDVPTLVIHGSNDQIVPFEATGKLVHEMIKGSELKVYENGPHGFAVTHQDQLNADLLAFLQRN, encoded by the coding sequence ATGAGCACTTTCAAGACTAAAGACGGCGTGAACCTGTACTACAAAGATTGGGGCAAAGGCCAACCGGTACTGTTCAGCCACGGCTGGCCGCTGGATGCTGACATGTGGGACAGCCAGATGAATTTCCTGGCGGAACGTGGCTACCGGGTAATTGCCTTTGACCGCCGTGGCTTCGGTCGCTCCGAACAGTCGTGGGAAGGTTATGACTACGACACCTTTGCCGATGATATTCATGGCCTGATTGAGCATCTGCAACTCAGCGATGTCACCCTGGTGGGCTTCTCGATGGGTGGCGGCGATGTGTCGCGTTATATTGGCCGTTATGGCACCGCGAAGGTGAAAGGACTGGTGCTGCTGGGCGCAGTCACCCCCATTTTTGGTAAAACCAGCGATCACCCTGAAGGGGTGGAAAGTGCGGTATTTGATGGCATTAAAGCGGGATTGCGTCAGGATCGTGCGCAATTTATTAAAGATTTCGCGGTTCCATTTTATGGCACCAATGCCGGACAGACGGTGTCGGATGGCGTGATGATCCAGACGCTGAATATCGCGTTACTGGCTTCGCTGAAAGGTACGCTGGATTGTGTCACGGCGTTTTCTGAGACTGATTTCCGTGCCGATATCGCCAAAGTGGATGTGCCGACGCTGGTAATCCACGGCAGCAATGACCAGATTGTCCCGTTTGAAGCCACCGGTAAGCTGGTGCATGAGATGATTAAAGGGTCTGAGCTGAAGGTGTATGAGAATGGTCCGCACGGCTTTGCGGTAACGCACCAGGATCAGTTGAATGCGGATTTGTTGGCGTTTTTACAGCGCAACTAA
- a CDS encoding LysR family transcriptional regulator, translating to MRLNLEALLILDALDRHGTFAAAAARLFKTASALSYTVQKMESDLKITLLDRSGHRATFTPTGRLMLEKGRTLLRAVNELEQQARYVESGWESQLVISVDASVPFSLLTPLIDEFYQQHSHTQLQFRHDVLAGCWEALHYGEADIVFGAVQEPATRKEIGCQPLGWLEYVFAVAPEHPLASAPEPLLREQIRQYRAVTVHDSSRHGAGMDLRVLDEQKTLSVHDFPSKLQAQLAGLGCGYLPRYLAEPHLRSGALVERQLDSECRRDMAYLAWNESANGNAANWWRERLLTLPGLHDIYLPA from the coding sequence ATGCGTTTAAACCTCGAGGCGCTGCTGATTCTGGATGCGCTCGATCGTCATGGCACCTTTGCCGCGGCGGCGGCACGGCTGTTTAAAACCGCGTCTGCACTCAGCTATACCGTGCAGAAGATGGAGAGCGATCTCAAAATCACGCTGCTGGATCGTTCCGGTCATCGTGCCACCTTTACGCCAACCGGGCGTCTGATGCTGGAAAAAGGCCGGACGCTGCTGCGGGCGGTGAATGAGCTGGAGCAGCAGGCGCGCTACGTGGAGAGCGGTTGGGAGAGCCAACTGGTGATCAGCGTCGATGCCTCGGTGCCGTTTAGCCTGCTGACGCCGCTGATTGATGAGTTTTACCAGCAGCATTCGCATACCCAGCTGCAATTCCGTCATGACGTACTGGCGGGGTGCTGGGAAGCGCTGCATTACGGTGAAGCGGATATCGTGTTTGGTGCGGTGCAGGAACCGGCCACGCGTAAAGAGATTGGCTGTCAGCCGTTGGGTTGGCTGGAATACGTGTTTGCCGTTGCGCCGGAGCACCCGCTGGCGTCTGCACCGGAACCGTTGTTGCGCGAGCAAATTCGTCAGTATCGTGCGGTGACGGTGCATGATTCATCACGCCACGGCGCAGGGATGGATTTGCGCGTACTGGATGAACAGAAGACCCTCAGTGTGCACGATTTTCCGTCTAAGTTGCAGGCACAGCTTGCCGGATTGGGCTGCGGTTACCTGCCGCGCTATCTGGCGGAGCCGCATTTGCGCAGTGGGGCGCTGGTGGAGCGTCAATTGGATAGCGAATGCCGACGCGATATGGCCTATCTGGCGTGGAACGAAAGCGCCAACGGAAATGCCGCCAACTGGTGGCGTGAGCGCTTACTCACGCTACCGGGGCTGCACGACATCTACCTGCCAGCCTGA
- the treF gene encoding alpha,alpha-trehalase TreF: MNTNQQQNNAFEEKRTDAELEYQYDPHELILEGMEDSEPEPELIEGLPAPDALTPADRYLELFEHVQMSRIFADSKTFPDCAPKYDPLDILIHYRRRKRSAQFDLTKFVHDHFYLPQHHESFYVSNPDKTLTEHIDELWPVLTKMPQQHMPHSSLLPLPKPYVVPGGRFGETYYWDSYFTMLGLAESGRDDLLRDMADNFAWLIDNYGHVPNGNRTYYLSRSQPPVFALMVELFEEDGIRGAKRYLDHLMKEYQFWMDGAGSLMPDQAYRHVVRMPDGSLLNRYWDDRDTPRDESWIEDVETASKSSRPANEVYRDLRAGAASGWDYSSRWLRDPHRLASIRTTQFIPVDLNAFLYKLELMISTLSHAKGEELTALAWQKKAEVRKRAIHRYLWDKTAGVYRDYDWRRQRFGAFTAAAAVPLFLGLSTPEQAHLQAVALRQLLLTQGGLVTSMVESGEQWDKPNGWAPLQWMAIVGLNNYGEETLATEIAVNWLTTVKNFYSLHHKLVEKYDISGERARPGGGGEYPLQDGFGWTNGVTRRLLAMYGHLLAD, encoded by the coding sequence ATTAATACTAACCAACAGCAAAATAATGCGTTCGAGGAAAAACGTACTGATGCTGAACTGGAGTATCAATACGATCCTCACGAGCTAATTCTTGAAGGCATGGAGGATTCGGAGCCGGAGCCGGAGCTGATTGAAGGCCTGCCCGCCCCGGATGCGCTGACGCCTGCCGATCGTTATCTGGAGCTTTTCGAGCATGTACAAATGTCGCGGATATTTGCCGACAGCAAAACCTTTCCCGATTGTGCGCCGAAATATGATCCGCTGGATATTTTAATCCACTATCGCCGCCGGAAACGTTCTGCCCAATTCGATCTCACTAAGTTCGTGCATGATCATTTTTATCTGCCGCAGCACCATGAAAGTTTTTATGTATCGAACCCGGATAAAACCCTGACAGAACATATTGATGAGTTGTGGCCGGTGTTAACTAAAATGCCGCAACAACATATGCCGCACTCGTCGCTGTTGCCACTGCCGAAACCTTATGTGGTGCCGGGGGGACGCTTTGGTGAGACCTACTACTGGGATTCTTACTTCACCATGCTCGGTCTGGCGGAGAGTGGGCGCGACGACTTACTGCGCGATATGGCGGATAACTTCGCCTGGCTGATTGATAACTATGGCCATGTGCCCAACGGCAACCGCACATATTATCTCAGCCGCTCGCAACCGCCTGTGTTTGCGTTGATGGTGGAGCTGTTTGAAGAAGACGGGATTCGCGGCGCGAAACGTTATCTCGACCATCTGATGAAGGAGTATCAGTTCTGGATGGACGGTGCCGGATCGCTGATGCCCGATCAGGCCTACCGCCATGTGGTGCGTATGCCCGATGGTTCGTTGCTGAATCGCTACTGGGACGACCGCGACACGCCGCGTGATGAATCCTGGATTGAAGATGTGGAAACCGCCAGCAAATCAAGTCGTCCGGCCAATGAGGTTTACCGCGATTTGCGTGCCGGAGCGGCTTCCGGCTGGGATTACTCCTCCCGCTGGCTGCGCGATCCCCACCGCCTGGCGAGCATTCGCACCACACAGTTCATCCCGGTCGATCTGAACGCGTTTCTCTACAAACTGGAGTTGATGATCTCCACCTTGTCGCACGCCAAAGGCGAGGAGCTGACCGCTCTGGCATGGCAGAAAAAGGCCGAAGTGCGTAAGCGTGCGATTCATCGTTATCTGTGGGATAAAACCGCCGGGGTGTATCGCGATTACGACTGGCGTCGCCAACGTTTTGGTGCCTTCACGGCGGCGGCGGCGGTGCCGCTGTTCCTCGGCTTATCGACGCCTGAGCAGGCACATTTGCAGGCGGTGGCATTGCGTCAGTTACTGTTGACTCAGGGCGGGCTGGTGACCTCAATGGTGGAAAGCGGTGAGCAGTGGGATAAACCCAATGGCTGGGCACCGCTGCAATGGATGGCAATTGTCGGGTTAAATAACTACGGCGAAGAGACGCTGGCCACGGAGATTGCGGTGAACTGGCTGACCACGGTGAAGAACTTCTATTCGCTGCATCATAAGCTGGTGGAGAAGTATGACATCAGCGGCGAACGCGCCCGTCCGGGTGGGGGTGGTGAGTATCCGTTACAGGATGGCTTCGGCTGGACTAACGGTGTCACCCGTCGCCTGCTGGCGATGTACGGACATTTACTGGCGGATTGA
- a CDS encoding sensor domain-containing diguanylate cyclase — translation MSDEALLQQIQNLKKHNARLKRIAHDARNKLSAALDGTGLCLWQLDIPSGKLVIFNRRWGAMLGFQPKELNAKFEVWREHLHPEDADEVLKAFYDHIEGRAPYYEALHRMVAKNGTITWVLDRGRVSEWDEQGNPLKVTGTHIDMTKEKNYEAQLSTLANHDPLTGLTNRHSLQTHFSQMKKQGPLCLAYIDLDNFKHVNDTLGHRSGDEVLMQLSQRMRDAVLSSVVIGRIGGDEFVLLMPFLIDFPKVRIMAQTLLDAALTPFELGNGTAEIGASIGIAQVQVQDSFDDALMRADEAMYSIKKNGKQGFGLVP, via the coding sequence ATGTCCGATGAAGCGCTGCTCCAGCAGATTCAGAACCTGAAAAAGCATAATGCGCGACTCAAGCGTATAGCGCATGACGCCCGCAATAAGCTGAGCGCAGCGCTGGACGGCACCGGGCTGTGCCTGTGGCAACTGGATATCCCCAGCGGCAAATTGGTGATTTTTAACCGACGTTGGGGAGCGATGCTGGGCTTCCAGCCGAAAGAGTTGAACGCGAAGTTTGAAGTGTGGCGCGAGCATCTGCACCCCGAAGATGCGGATGAGGTGCTGAAAGCGTTCTACGACCATATCGAAGGCCGTGCTCCTTATTACGAAGCGTTGCATCGCATGGTGGCGAAAAACGGCACCATCACCTGGGTGCTGGATCGTGGACGCGTCAGCGAATGGGACGAGCAGGGCAACCCGTTGAAGGTGACGGGTACGCATATCGACATGACCAAAGAGAAGAATTATGAAGCGCAGCTATCGACGCTGGCGAATCATGATCCGCTCACCGGTCTTACCAACCGTCATTCGCTGCAAACCCATTTCAGTCAGATGAAAAAGCAGGGGCCGCTGTGCCTTGCTTATATCGATCTGGATAACTTTAAACACGTCAATGACACCCTCGGGCATCGCAGCGGCGATGAAGTGTTGATGCAGCTCAGTCAGCGGATGCGGGATGCGGTGCTGTCTTCGGTGGTGATTGGTCGTATTGGCGGTGATGAGTTTGTGCTGTTGATGCCGTTTTTGATCGACTTCCCTAAGGTGAGAATCATGGCTCAGACTCTGCTGGATGCCGCCCTCACACCGTTCGAACTGGGGAATGGCACGGCAGAAATTGGCGCATCGATTGGGATTGCGCAGGTACAGGTGCAGGATAGCTTCGACGACGCACTGATGCGCGCCGATGAAGCCATGTATAGCATTAAAAAGAACGGCAAACAGGGCTTTGGCCTGGTGCCCTAA
- a CDS encoding amidohydrolase yields the protein MTTASLILTNGKFHTVDRANPLATAVAIKDGKFLAVGSEAEVMRFAGSDTQLIDAKGHTGIPGLNDSHLHLIRGGLNYNLELRWEGVPSLADALRMLREQALRTPSPQWVRVVGGWTEFQFAERRMPTLDEINAAAPDTPVFILHLYDRALLNRAALKVVGYTKDTPNPPGGEIQRDSNGNPTGMLIARPNAMLLYATLAKGPKLPLEQQVNSTRQFMRELNRLGLTSAIDAGGGFQNYPDDYDVISELHAKKQLTVRIAYNLFTQRPGHELEDFEKWTDMLKPGQGTNFLRHNGAGEMLVFSAADFEDFLEPRPDLAPGMEDELERVVRHLVEHRWPFRLHATYNESISRMLDVFEKVNRDIPFNGLHWFFDHAETITEANIERVKALGGGIAVQHRMAFQGEYFVDRYGKQAAKQTPPVARMLDADVPVGLGTDATRVASYNPWTALYWLVSGRTVGGMQLYDDNARIDRETALMLWTKGSAWFSSEQNAKGEIKVGQLADLVLLSKDFFSVAEEEIKGIESVLTLVDGAVVYAAGSFTPLAPPPVPVLPEWSPVVTVPGHYRSAPPQTTGRAGMMPKVHQCSGPCGVHSHAHDVARQSSVPVSDNNAFWGALGCSCFAF from the coding sequence ATGACCACCGCTTCACTGATTTTGACCAACGGCAAATTCCACACCGTTGACCGCGCCAATCCGCTGGCAACTGCTGTGGCGATTAAAGATGGCAAATTCCTTGCCGTAGGCAGCGAAGCCGAGGTGATGCGCTTTGCCGGTAGCGATACGCAACTTATTGATGCTAAAGGCCACACCGGCATTCCCGGCCTGAACGACTCGCACCTGCACCTGATTCGCGGCGGTCTGAACTACAATCTTGAACTGCGCTGGGAAGGCGTGCCATCACTGGCGGATGCGCTACGAATGTTGCGTGAGCAGGCACTGCGCACCCCCTCGCCACAGTGGGTTCGCGTGGTGGGTGGCTGGACCGAATTCCAGTTTGCCGAACGTCGTATGCCGACGCTGGATGAAATCAACGCGGCAGCACCGGATACGCCGGTGTTTATTCTGCACCTGTATGATCGTGCATTGCTGAATCGTGCGGCGCTCAAGGTGGTGGGTTACACCAAAGATACGCCGAATCCGCCGGGCGGCGAAATCCAGCGCGACAGCAACGGTAACCCGACCGGGATGTTGATTGCCCGTCCCAACGCCATGTTGCTGTATGCCACGTTGGCGAAAGGGCCAAAATTGCCGCTGGAGCAGCAGGTCAACTCCACCCGTCAGTTTATGCGCGAGTTGAATCGCCTCGGTCTGACCAGCGCCATCGACGCCGGTGGCGGTTTCCAGAACTACCCGGATGATTATGATGTGATTTCTGAGCTGCACGCCAAAAAGCAGCTAACGGTGCGCATCGCTTACAACCTGTTTACCCAGCGTCCCGGCCATGAGCTGGAAGATTTTGAAAAATGGACCGATATGCTGAAACCGGGCCAGGGCACCAATTTCCTGCGGCACAACGGTGCGGGAGAAATGCTGGTGTTTTCGGCGGCCGATTTTGAAGACTTCCTCGAACCACGCCCTGACCTTGCACCCGGTATGGAAGATGAGCTGGAGCGTGTGGTACGCCACCTGGTGGAGCATCGCTGGCCGTTCCGCTTGCACGCCACTTACAACGAATCGATCAGTCGCATGCTGGATGTGTTCGAGAAAGTTAACCGTGACATTCCGTTTAACGGCCTGCACTGGTTCTTCGATCACGCAGAAACCATCACCGAAGCCAATATCGAGCGCGTCAAAGCGTTGGGCGGCGGCATCGCGGTGCAGCACCGCATGGCGTTCCAGGGGGAATATTTTGTCGATCGCTATGGCAAACAAGCCGCAAAACAGACGCCGCCGGTAGCGCGGATGCTGGATGCCGATGTCCCGGTGGGTCTGGGTACGGATGCAACGCGTGTTGCCAGTTACAACCCGTGGACCGCGCTTTACTGGCTGGTTTCTGGCCGCACCGTCGGCGGAATGCAACTGTATGATGATAACGCCCGCATCGACCGCGAAACCGCGCTGATGCTGTGGACCAAAGGCAGCGCCTGGTTCTCCAGCGAACAAAATGCTAAAGGAGAGATCAAAGTCGGCCAACTGGCAGATTTGGTGCTGCTGTCGAAAGATTTCTTCAGCGTGGCAGAAGAGGAGATCAAGGGAATTGAATCCGTACTGACCCTTGTTGATGGCGCTGTGGTGTATGCGGCAGGTAGCTTTACCCCGCTGGCACCGCCGCCGGTGCCGGTGTTGCCGGAGTGGTCGCCAGTGGTGACGGTGCCAGGTCATTATCGTAGCGCCCCACCGCAGACAACGGGTCGCGCCGGGATGATGCCGAAAGTGCATCAATGCAGCGGCCCGTGTGGCGTGCACAGCCATGCGCATGATGTTGCGCGTCAGTCATCGGTGCCAGTGTCCGATAACAATGCCTTCTGGGGCGCGCTGGGGTGCTCGTGCTTTGCGTTTTAA
- a CDS encoding antibiotic biosynthesis monooxygenase — protein MNYPQQAHHVTLVITHSIQPEKQADYEKWLETIMPQAASFPGHLGVNVLRPVHGDNAYTVLIRFVGMDELYAWLKSPARQDLVKELPAILAQPEHIEVRPGAAFWFTPTQKGQVKPAKWKQYLLTLGVIFPSANLVPWFWNTVLPVSHGTLWGNFLDNASVVALVVFLWMPLLTRVLKQWLIGRKA, from the coding sequence ATGAATTACCCACAACAGGCTCATCACGTCACGCTGGTGATCACGCACAGCATCCAGCCGGAAAAACAGGCCGACTATGAAAAGTGGCTGGAAACCATCATGCCGCAGGCAGCCAGCTTTCCGGGACACCTCGGAGTGAACGTGCTGCGCCCGGTCCACGGCGACAACGCCTACACCGTGCTGATTCGTTTTGTCGGTATGGATGAGCTGTACGCCTGGCTGAAATCACCGGCCCGTCAGGACCTGGTCAAGGAACTCCCGGCCATCCTGGCGCAACCGGAACATATTGAAGTGCGTCCCGGCGCCGCGTTTTGGTTTACCCCGACGCAAAAAGGCCAGGTCAAACCGGCCAAATGGAAACAATACTTACTCACGCTGGGGGTGATTTTTCCCTCAGCCAACCTGGTCCCCTGGTTCTGGAATACGGTGTTGCCTGTAAGCCACGGCACGCTGTGGGGGAACTTTCTCGATAATGCCAGCGTCGTGGCTTTGGTGGTTTTCCTGTGGATGCCACTGCTGACCCGCGTGTTGAAACAATGGCTGATTGGCCGCAAAGCATAA
- a CDS encoding MFS transporter yields MSQPPTNALRSSAFSPFAYGLFALIWTASVLGNTGSFIRDVASAWLVTGLSDNPAAVALMQTAATLPVFLLALPAGVLSDIVDRRRLLIAVQILMASVSGTLLVLSHNNWLTTEWLIGLTFVGGIGAALFGPAWQAIVPELVPRHELKNAVALNSLGINIARAIGPATGGLLLASFGAMAAYGADVASYFFVVAALLYWKRPAKAKTELNEHFFGAFRAGLRYVRASRDLHRVLLRAALYFAFASAVWALLPLVARNMLQGTAGFYGLLLGAVGVGAIGGALLLPRLRQHMGNDGLLLLSALLSAGVMLALAISPAQWLALLLMVLLGVGWIIALTTLNGVAQAVLPDWVRGRGLAVYLMVFNGTLAGGSLVWGLIAQHIGLAQALLLAGGMLLITALLLKRLVLPAGEADLQPAQHWADPTVSGEMNGHRGPVMIQVRYQVPQEDRADFKRAMRKLAAARRRDGAYAWGLMEQSDDPTALLEWFLVESWQEHLRQHQRVSRADVALQQAVLQYHQGDEPPQVSHHISI; encoded by the coding sequence ATGAGCCAACCCCCAACCAACGCCCTGCGTAGCAGCGCTTTTTCCCCCTTCGCCTACGGGCTGTTTGCCCTGATTTGGACCGCCTCGGTATTGGGCAACACCGGCAGCTTTATCCGGGATGTCGCCAGCGCCTGGCTGGTGACCGGACTGTCGGATAACCCTGCCGCCGTCGCCCTGATGCAAACCGCCGCCACGTTGCCAGTGTTTCTGCTGGCGCTGCCTGCTGGTGTGTTGTCCGATATCGTTGACCGTCGCCGTTTGCTGATTGCGGTACAGATATTGATGGCGAGTGTCAGCGGCACCCTGCTGGTACTGTCACACAACAACTGGCTGACCACCGAATGGTTGATCGGTCTGACCTTCGTCGGCGGCATCGGAGCGGCGCTGTTTGGTCCGGCGTGGCAAGCGATTGTGCCGGAGTTGGTGCCACGCCATGAATTGAAAAACGCCGTGGCGCTCAACTCACTGGGGATAAATATCGCGCGCGCTATCGGACCGGCCACCGGCGGTTTGCTGCTGGCCAGTTTCGGCGCGATGGCGGCCTACGGCGCAGATGTCGCCAGTTACTTCTTCGTGGTCGCCGCGCTGCTGTACTGGAAACGTCCGGCGAAGGCCAAAACCGAACTTAACGAACACTTCTTCGGTGCCTTCCGTGCCGGGCTGCGTTATGTGCGCGCCAGCCGCGATTTACACCGCGTGCTGCTGCGCGCCGCGTTGTACTTCGCCTTCGCCAGCGCCGTCTGGGCGCTGCTGCCGCTGGTGGCGCGTAATATGTTGCAGGGCACCGCTGGGTTCTACGGTTTGCTGCTTGGCGCGGTCGGTGTCGGGGCGATTGGCGGGGCCTTGTTGTTGCCACGTCTGCGCCAGCACATGGGTAACGATGGCCTGCTGCTGCTCTCCGCCCTGCTCAGTGCGGGCGTGATGCTGGCGCTGGCAATCAGCCCGGCACAGTGGCTGGCGCTGCTGTTGATGGTACTGCTCGGCGTTGGCTGGATTATCGCCCTCACTACCCTGAACGGGGTGGCGCAGGCGGTGCTGCCGGACTGGGTACGTGGACGCGGTCTGGCGGTCTATCTGATGGTATTCAACGGTACGCTGGCAGGCGGTAGCCTGGTGTGGGGGTTGATTGCCCAGCATATCGGGCTGGCGCAGGCGCTGCTGCTGGCTGGTGGCATGTTGCTGATCACCGCCCTGCTGCTGAAACGTCTGGTGCTGCCTGCCGGTGAGGCGGATCTGCAACCAGCACAGCACTGGGCTGACCCGACGGTAAGCGGAGAAATGAACGGCCATCGTGGCCCGGTGATGATTCAGGTGCGCTATCAGGTCCCGCAGGAGGATCGTGCCGATTTCAAACGCGCCATGCGCAAACTGGCCGCCGCACGCCGCCGTGATGGTGCCTATGCCTGGGGATTGATGGAGCAGAGCGACGACCCCACCGCCCTGCTGGAGTGGTTCCTGGTGGAGTCATGGCAGGAGCACCTGCGCCAACACCAGCGCGTCTCACGCGCCGATGTGGCGCTGCAACAGGCGGTGCTGCAATATCATCAGGGTGACGAACCGCCACAGGTCAGCCACCATATCTCTATCTAA